The Impatiens glandulifera chromosome 3, dImpGla2.1, whole genome shotgun sequence genome contains a region encoding:
- the LOC124929867 gene encoding gamma-glutamyl peptidase 3-like has translation MGLDEEQQRRMKGRYCLLLACKDSEYVMKMYGGYMNVFVTTFGEEGETWDLFRVVDGEFPDMSDIHKYDGFVVSGSPHDAYANDYWILKLCFLLNTLDSMKKKVLGICFGHQVLCRALGGKVGKSSSGWDIGVRKVKISCGSDDSMPMPLPELSIIECHQDEILEIPMGVEVVGVSDKTGVEIFRKERHVLGIQGHPEYTIDILHNLIDRLLSNNCIQESFAEAVRLQLETTEPDRMYWVKICNLFLKGDDVITNLFDY, from the exons atGGGTTTAGATGAAGAACAACAGAGGAGGATGAAGGGAAGATATTGTCTATTACTAGCATGCAAAGACTCAGAATATGTGATGAAAATGTATGGAGGTTACATGAACGTTTTCGTGACAACATTTGGTGAAGAAGGAGAAACATGGGATCTGTTCAGAGTTGTCGACGGCGAGTTTCCCGACATGTCCGACATTCATAAATACGACGGGTTTGTTGTCAGCGGCAGCCCTCACGACGCTTATGCTAACGATTACTGGATTCTCAAGCTTTGCTTTCTCTTGAATACTTTAGAttcaatgaaaaagaaagtCCTCGGCATTTGCTTCGGCCACCAA GTGTTGTGTAGAGCATTGGGTGGGAAAGTTGGAAAATCGAGCAGTGGTTGGGACATTGGGGTTCGAAAGGTTAAGATTTCATGTGGGTCCGATGACTCGATGCCGATGCCGTTGCCGGAGCTTTCGATCATTGAATGTCACCAAGATGAGATTTTGGAAATTCCGATGGGAGTAGAAGTGGTCGGAGTTTCGGACAAGACCGGAGTTGAGATTTTCAGGAAAGAGAGACATGTTTTAGGAATTCAAGGACATCCAGAATATACAATTGATATACTTCATAATCTAATTGACCGACTTCTATCTAATAACTGTATTCag GAAAGTTTTGCTGAAGCTGTTAGGTTACAGTTGGAAACCACAGAGCCGGATAGAATGTATTGGGTCAAGATTTGTAATCTTTTTCTTAAAGGAGATGATGTAATTactaatttgtttgattattaa